TGCTCGGGAAGCATTTCAGAACGACCAGGGAAAACAATGAAAAAGGCCAAAGCACCTAGCGCCACGACTGCAAAGAAATCGGTACGTCGCCGTGTCCCGAAGTGGGCGCTACAGAGCAGCGACTCCGGCACTGGGGACGACGCCTACTATCTGCGATCAATTGGCCGGGCGCTTGACGTTCTAAATTGCTTTGACGGTCAGACCCCTCTCTCGTTGAAGGAAATCAGCGGCCGGACAAAGCAGCCCGAATCCAGCCTTTTCCGGGTTTTAAGGACGCTTGAGAGTCGCGAGTATCTCGTGCAGGATCGTGATGGGACATACCAGCTGGCGCCGCGCTTAATCTTTGGATGGTTGGTTCGTGCCGCCGATCACGTAAAGGAAGTTGCACGCCCTGAACTTGAGTGGCTGGCAAACCACTTCAACGAAACCGCAAGCCTCGCCTTTTTGTTCGACGATCGGATCCATGTACTCGATTGCCTGGAGACCTTTCACGAGATCCGTATGACAAACAAGAAAGGCCGCGTTCTGCCACCCCATTGTTCGGCGATGGGGAAGGTCATCACCGCCTTCCAGGAGAGGCCGGCTGCGGATCAGATGCTTGAAGTGTATGGACTAAACCCGCGCACAGAGCACACGATCATTGACAGAAAGCGTCTTTACGCCGAGTTTGAAGGGATACGAAAGACGGGCATTGGGTGCGATCGTGAAGAATCGATCCGCGGCGGAATCTGCTTTGCGGCCGCGATCCAGCCAAAAGATAAACCTGTCGTGGCGGCCATCAGCCTTTCCACACCCTCGATAAGAATGGACAAGGCTCGAGAGGCCGAGATTCAGTCCGCACTTCTGGAAGCTGCAAAGAAGATCGCCGCAAAGTTATAGGCTCGATTGCATCGGAGATTAGTCCCCCGAAATGCCCTCCTAAAGAGAGCGTTTCGGGGGACTCGATGTTTGCTTAGAAGACCAATCGAAGTGCTACCTGAATCGTCCGCGGTAAGTTGGCTTGTGATGTGATGGTGCCGAAGGCTGAACTCGTGGGCGTCAGATTCGGACCACTGAAGTTTGGGTGATTGAGGGCATTGAATGCATCGGCGCGAAGCTGAGCACTCAATCGCTCGGTGATCCGATTGGACTTGATCAGGCTCATATCAAACGCATTGATACCGTCCTGCCGTGCATGCGCTACCTGGGTTGGCAATGTACGAATATGCGTTCCCGTGACTGGCTGCGCGCTGCTCGTACGATTGAACTGATTTACGTCGAATGCCGCATTCACGTTGTGCGGGCTCACCTTCAGATCGTTAAGGCCTCCCGTGCCTGAGTAGATGATGTCGCTCCACGTGAGAGGAGCTCCCTGGGGCTGATAGGTGTAGATCCCACTAACATTCCATCCGCTGATGGCGTAATTGACCACTGGCACAGGTACGCGGTACGCCCGCTTCTCACCGAACGGCAACTCCCACGTCGTACTGACGACAAGATGCTGTGGGCGA
This genomic window from Terriglobus albidus contains:
- a CDS encoding IclR family transcriptional regulator; translation: MKKAKAPSATTAKKSVRRRVPKWALQSSDSGTGDDAYYLRSIGRALDVLNCFDGQTPLSLKEISGRTKQPESSLFRVLRTLESREYLVQDRDGTYQLAPRLIFGWLVRAADHVKEVARPELEWLANHFNETASLAFLFDDRIHVLDCLETFHEIRMTNKKGRVLPPHCSAMGKVITAFQERPAADQMLEVYGLNPRTEHTIIDRKRLYAEFEGIRKTGIGCDREESIRGGICFAAAIQPKDKPVVAAISLSTPSIRMDKAREAEIQSALLEAAKKIAAKL